A portion of the Salminus brasiliensis chromosome 11, fSalBra1.hap2, whole genome shotgun sequence genome contains these proteins:
- the LOC140565527 gene encoding solute carrier family 25 member 36-A-like has product MSQRDSLVHLFAGGCGGTVGAILTCPLEVVKTRLQSSSITFYISSVQLSTVNGAGVARVAPPGPLHCLKLILEKEGPRSLFRGLGPNLVGVAPSRAIYFAAYSTTKERLNGLLAPDSTQVHMLSAGTAGFTAITATNPIWLIKTRLQLDARNRGEYRMSAVECVRRVYQTDGLRGFYRGMSASYAGISETVIHFVIYENIKRRLLEAKAATHMDDEEETTRDASDFVGMMLAAATSKTCATSIAYPHEVIRTRLREEGTRYRSFFTSLSMVCREEGCRALYRGLTTHLVRQIPNTAIMMSTYELVVYLLQR; this is encoded by the exons ATGAGCCAGAGAGACTCACTGGTTCATCTGTTTGCTGGAGG atGTGGGGGCACAGTAGGGGCCATTCTGACATGCCCGTTGGAGGTGGTGAAGACGAGGCTGCAGTCTTCCTCCATAACGTTCTACATCTCCAGCGTGCAGCTCAGTACGGTCAACGGCGCCGGCGTGGCCAGAGTGGCCCCACCGGGACCCTTGCACTGCCTCAA GTTAATCCTGGAGAAGGAGGGGCCTCGTTCTTTGTTTAGGGGCCTCGGACCCAATCTAGTCGGAGTGGCCCCCTCAAG GGCCATCTATTTTGCTGCTTACTCCACGACTAAAGAGCGACTGAACGGCCTGCTGGCTCCAGACTCCACTCAAGTGCACATGCTGTCGGCTGGTACAGCAG GGTTCACAGCCATCACAGCGACCAATCCAATCTGGCTAATTAAAACCCGCCTCCAACTGGACGCCAG GAACCGCGGAGAGTACCGGATGAGCGCAGTCGAGTGTGTGCGGCGTGTGTATCAGACGGACGGCCTGCGCGGGTTTTATCGGGGGATGTCGGCCTCCTACGCTGGAATCTCAGAGACGGTCATCCACTTTGTGATCTATGAGAACATTAAACGGCGCCTTCTGGAGGCAAAAGCGGCCACGCACATGGACGATGAGGAGGAGACCACAAGGGACGCCTCTGATTTTGTGGGCATGATGCTGGCGGCCGCTACTTCCAAGACCTGTGCCACCTCTATAGCTTATCCACACG AGGTGATCCGGACGCGGTTGAGAGAGGAAGGCACTCGGTACCGTTCCTTCTTCACCTCTCTGAGCATGGTGTGCAGGGAGGAGGGCTGCAGGGCGCTTTACCGcggactgaccacacacctggTCCGCCAGATCCCCAACACAGCCATCATGATGTCCACCTATGAGCTGGTGGTCTACCTGCTCCAACGCTGA